The Gammaproteobacteria bacterium nucleotide sequence ACCGAACAGTTCCGTGCGGGACAGTTCATCCTCCGGCGCCACGTCTTCCAGCACCGTGGGCGCCATGTAACAGCCGTCCCGGTGGGCGGGACCGCTCAGGCGCCGCCCACCGGTCAAGACCCGGGCGCCGCGCTGCACAGCGCCATGGACGGCGGCCAGCATGCGGTCCAGCTGGCGCCGGTTGATGACGGGGCCAAAGTCGTCCCCGTCCCCCGGCCCCACTCTCAACGCAGCGGTTTCGGCCAGCAGGCGCTCCCGGAACGCGCCGTACACCTTTTCAAATACGATAATCCGGCTGGCGGCGGCGCACCGTTGGCCGGCGTTGCTGAAAGCCGACAAGGCGGCCCAGTGCACAGCCTGGTCCAAATCCGCGTCATCGCACACCACAAAGGGATTTTTACCACCCAACTCCAAAGAAACCTTCGCCAAACGTTCCCCGGCCAAACAAGCGATGCGCCGCCCCACCGAAGTGGAACCGGTGAAGCTGATCACCGCCACGCCGGAATGCAGCACCAAGGGCTCACCCGCCTCCGCACCAAAGCCGTGGATGACATTCAACAGCCCCGGCGGCAAACCGGCCTCATGAGCGATGCGGGCGAACAACTCCGCCGTCATGGGCGCATCTTCCGCCGCCTTGAGCACCGCGGCGTTGCCGCAGATCAACGCGGGAAACACTTTCCAGGCGACATTGGCGATGGGGGTGTTGGCCGCCGTGATCAAACCGGCGACGCCCAGGGGCTGCCGTACCGTAGCGACGAAACGGTTGGCCGCGCCGCTGGTGGTGGTGCGACCGTAGAGACGCTGGCCCTCGCCCGCCATGAAACGCCCCTGGGCGATGGCCCCACCGGTCTCCCCCAGGGCCTCCTTAAACGACTTGCCGGTCTCCAGGGCAACCACCCGCGCCATCTCCTCGCGCCGCGCATGCAAAGCGTCGGTGATGCGGAACAACACCTCGCCCCGCGCGACGCCGGGCGTGCCAGCCCAGGCGGCCTGGGCGGTCATTGCGCTGGCCACAGCCTGCTGCACGTCTCCGGCCTGGGAACGCGGCGCGCGCCACAACACCCTGCCGTCCACCGGCGAGACTTTGTCGAAAAACCGCAGCGCCTCCCGCCGTTCACCGGCGATCCAGTTGCCGATCGTGCGCTCGCTCACCATGCAGTGTAGCCCCCGTCCACTTTCAGTTCCGTGCCGGTCACGTAGGCCGAGGCGTCCGATGCGAGAAACAACAGAGGGCCGATCAAATCGCGTTCCTCCGCCATGCGGCCCAAAGGCACGCGGGCTGTGAATTTGGCCTTGAATTGCTCGTCCTGCCCCCCCGACACACCGCCGGGGGACAGAGCATTCACCC carries:
- a CDS encoding aldehyde dehydrogenase, coding for MVSERTIGNWIAGERREALRFFDKVSPVDGRVLWRAPRSQAGDVQQAVASAMTAQAAWAGTPGVARGEVLFRITDALHARREEMARVVALETGKSFKEALGETGGAIAQGRFMAGEGQRLYGRTTTSGAANRFVATVRQPLGVAGLITAANTPIANVAWKVFPALICGNAAVLKAAEDAPMTAELFARIAHEAGLPPGLLNVIHGFGAEAGEPLVLHSGVAVISFTGSTSVGRRIACLAGERLAKVSLELGGKNPFVVCDDADLDQAVHWAALSAFSNAGQRCAAASRIIVFEKVYGAFRERLLAETAALRVGPGDGDDFGPVINRRQLDRMLAAVHGAVQRGARVLTGGRRLSGPAHRDGCYMAPTVLEDVAPEDELSRTELFGPITCLYRARDFDQALALANDSPYGLTACIHTRDVNRALRFTEQVQAGVAVVNAGTYGSEPHMPFGGVKASGNGTREPGTEALDVYASLKDVYLNMDPAAP